A region from the Colwellia sp. PAMC 21821 genome encodes:
- a CDS encoding prolyl oligopeptidase family serine peptidase, which translates to MNKILLTLMLSLVAYFGHAKTPALNYEQFGTLPMIEYPSVSPNGKFIAAIYNASDGPSVVISDFGSAEVSTIVQLKKSQDRIEDIAWVNSSRLLIVASYSENILNRRFRRDRIFSVNTDGTDLVELKTKMPPSAAPWEIRNAGSLRLVSLLKDDKKHVLLQTYDYRDEAQAVYKVNVYENDFDKLFVNKFDVYAWVANEKGEVLFGYGTEKSKKISDVNTIWHRKNEQSEWKLLHKQKAYRGEKFSPIIVQDDKLLVISDYKTRRKALWSYDIKTGKFADMLFGHEEYDVTSAIYNADRSRVIGVYYYDDYLREHYFQDEDSKISSLVKNSFKGYQATIFSRSEDKTKMLVYATKDNSPQKFFWLDIKNKKGGLWFSTYPFLERQAMPNVLPIKFDADDGVGLTGYLTLPLSSNSESKPPLVVWPHGGPIGIRDYQTFDPYVQFFTSQGYAVLQVNYRGSGGFGTNFETAGYHQWGKRMQQDLYNGFDWLKGKDLVDTNKSCFAGYSYGGYAALTAAFQQPEQYRCIVSIAGISDLYTLAEKDYRWQGNIRASIVNTIGDPTDDKVAGELERLSAINHINKIKSPILLMHGRYDTQVRVEQSSDFFNKAKSAGLDVKYVEFEYGTHYLDEADNRLEAFKELNDFLKQHLK; encoded by the coding sequence ATGAATAAAATATTACTAACTCTTATGTTAAGTCTGGTTGCCTATTTTGGGCATGCGAAAACACCGGCTTTGAATTATGAACAGTTCGGTACGCTGCCAATGATAGAGTACCCGAGCGTATCACCTAATGGTAAATTTATAGCGGCAATTTATAATGCTAGTGATGGTCCTAGCGTCGTTATTAGTGATTTTGGTTCGGCTGAAGTATCAACAATTGTACAACTGAAGAAGTCTCAAGATCGTATTGAAGATATTGCGTGGGTAAATTCATCACGTCTATTAATTGTTGCCAGTTATTCAGAAAATATACTTAATCGCAGATTTAGACGCGATCGTATTTTTTCGGTGAATACGGATGGCACTGATCTTGTTGAGCTTAAAACGAAAATGCCACCTAGTGCGGCACCATGGGAAATTAGAAATGCTGGAAGCTTGCGACTTGTATCGTTATTAAAAGATGATAAAAAGCACGTGTTATTGCAAACATATGATTATAGAGATGAAGCTCAAGCGGTATATAAAGTTAATGTTTATGAAAATGACTTTGATAAGCTATTTGTAAATAAGTTTGATGTGTATGCGTGGGTTGCTAATGAAAAGGGCGAAGTGCTATTTGGTTACGGCACTGAAAAAAGTAAAAAAATTAGCGATGTAAATACAATTTGGCATAGAAAGAATGAGCAATCTGAATGGAAACTGCTACATAAGCAAAAAGCATACAGGGGCGAAAAATTCTCTCCGATTATAGTACAGGATGATAAGCTACTTGTTATAAGTGATTATAAAACTAGACGAAAAGCTCTGTGGTCTTACGATATAAAAACCGGTAAATTTGCTGATATGTTATTTGGACATGAGGAGTATGATGTTACCTCTGCGATCTATAATGCAGACAGAAGCCGTGTTATCGGCGTTTACTATTACGATGATTACTTACGCGAACATTACTTTCAAGATGAAGACAGCAAGATCTCTTCTTTAGTTAAAAATAGCTTCAAAGGTTATCAAGCAACTATATTTAGCCGTAGTGAAGATAAAACTAAAATGCTGGTTTATGCGACAAAAGATAATAGTCCGCAAAAATTTTTTTGGTTAGATATTAAAAATAAAAAAGGGGGCTTGTGGTTTAGTACTTATCCTTTTTTAGAAAGGCAGGCTATGCCTAATGTATTACCGATAAAATTTGATGCGGATGACGGTGTTGGTTTGACCGGGTATTTGACCTTACCTCTGAGTAGCAATAGTGAAAGCAAACCTCCGCTTGTTGTTTGGCCACACGGCGGGCCTATTGGTATAAGAGATTATCAAACCTTTGATCCTTACGTTCAGTTTTTTACTAGCCAAGGTTATGCCGTTTTACAGGTGAACTATCGAGGATCTGGCGGTTTTGGTACAAACTTTGAAACTGCAGGTTACCATCAGTGGGGCAAACGTATGCAGCAGGACTTGTATAATGGTTTTGACTGGTTAAAAGGTAAAGACCTTGTTGATACTAATAAATCTTGTTTTGCAGGTTACAGCTATGGTGGTTACGCCGCATTGACAGCTGCATTTCAACAGCCGGAACAATATCGATGTATTGTTAGTATTGCAGGTATTAGTGATTTGTATACCTTGGCAGAAAAAGACTATAGATGGCAAGGAAATATACGTGCAAGTATAGTTAACACTATCGGCGATCCAACGGATGATAAAGTGGCGGGTGAATTGGAGCGTTTATCTGCGATTAATCATATTAATAAAATTAAATCGCCTATTTTATTAATGCATGGTCGATATGATACCCAAGTCCGTGTAGAGCAATCATCAGATTTTTTTAATAAGGCGAAAAGCGCCGGCTTAGATGTAAAATATGTTGAGTTCGAATATGGTACTCATTATTTAGACGAAGCCGATAATAGGCTTGAGGCATTTAAAGAACTCAACGATTTCCTTAAGCAGCACTTAAAATAA
- the lpdA gene encoding dihydrolipoyl dehydrogenase — MSNDIKTQVVVLGAGPGGYSAAFRAADLGLDVILVESRETLGGVCLNVGCIPSKALLHVAKVIDDAAAMASHGVTFGAPKIDLDKIRGWKEKVISQLTGGLGGMAKARKVKTVFGYGKFTSDKTIEVEGADGKTTITFDNAIIAAGSSVVDLPFIPKDDPRVIDSTGALELQDVPEEMLVLGGGIIGLEMGTVYRALGSNVSVVEFADQLVPAADKDIVQVYTKYNSKKFNIMLSTKVVAVDAKDDGLYVTFEGKNAPEGQVRYDKILVAVGRKPNGHLVAADKAGVNVDERGFINVTNELRTNVNHIFAIGDVVGQPMLAHKAVHEAHCAAEVISGKKHTFEPRCIPSIAYTDPEMAWVGVTEREAKEQGLNIEVANFPWAASGRAIASARTEGKTKMIFEKETGRVLGGAIVGINAGEMLGEVCLAVEMGADAEDIGLTIHAHPTLNESIGMAAEIFEGTITDMPNPKAVKKKK, encoded by the coding sequence ATGAGTAACGATATTAAAACTCAAGTAGTAGTTTTAGGTGCGGGTCCTGGTGGCTATTCAGCAGCATTTCGCGCAGCAGATTTAGGTTTAGACGTAATATTAGTTGAAAGCCGTGAAACGCTTGGTGGCGTTTGTTTGAATGTGGGTTGTATCCCATCAAAAGCACTTTTACACGTAGCTAAAGTTATTGACGATGCAGCAGCAATGGCTTCTCATGGTGTTACTTTTGGCGCACCAAAAATTGATTTAGACAAAATTCGTGGCTGGAAAGAAAAGGTTATTAGTCAATTAACAGGTGGTTTAGGCGGAATGGCTAAAGCACGTAAAGTTAAAACAGTATTTGGTTACGGTAAATTCACTTCAGATAAAACTATTGAAGTTGAAGGCGCTGACGGTAAAACAACCATCACTTTTGACAACGCGATTATAGCTGCGGGTTCATCAGTAGTAGATTTACCTTTTATTCCAAAAGATGATCCACGTGTTATCGATTCAACCGGTGCTTTAGAGCTTCAAGACGTACCAGAAGAAATGTTAGTACTGGGTGGCGGCATTATCGGTTTAGAAATGGGTACGGTATATCGTGCGTTAGGTTCAAATGTTTCAGTAGTAGAATTTGCTGACCAATTAGTACCTGCAGCTGATAAAGATATTGTGCAAGTTTATACTAAATACAATAGCAAAAAATTCAACATTATGTTGTCAACGAAAGTTGTTGCTGTTGATGCTAAAGACGATGGTTTATATGTTACTTTTGAAGGCAAAAATGCCCCAGAAGGGCAAGTACGCTACGATAAAATTCTAGTTGCTGTTGGTCGTAAGCCGAACGGTCACTTAGTTGCTGCAGATAAAGCCGGTGTTAATGTTGATGAGCGTGGCTTTATCAACGTAACTAATGAGCTTCGCACTAACGTTAACCACATTTTCGCCATTGGCGATGTTGTTGGTCAACCTATGCTTGCGCATAAAGCGGTACATGAAGCGCATTGTGCTGCTGAAGTTATCTCAGGCAAGAAACATACTTTTGAACCACGTTGTATTCCTTCAATTGCTTATACTGATCCAGAAATGGCTTGGGTTGGCGTTACAGAACGTGAAGCGAAAGAGCAAGGCTTGAACATTGAAGTGGCTAACTTCCCTTGGGCTGCTTCTGGTCGTGCAATTGCTTCTGCGCGTACTGAAGGTAAAACTAAGATGATCTTCGAAAAAGAAACTGGCCGTGTATTAGGTGGTGCTATTGTTGGTATCAATGCTGGTGAAATGCTAGGTGAAGTTTGTTTAGCCGTTGAAATGGGCGCTGATGCTGAAGACATAGGTCTTACTATTCATGCTCACCCAACATTAAATGAATCAATCGGTATGGCTGCAGAGATCTTTGAAGGTACGATTACTGATATGCCAAACCCTAAAGCCGTTAAAAAGAAAAAATAA